The segment ACCATCTTCTGATAAAAGAAGTGCTTCCTTGGAACCAGCTTTTGCTATGATGGCGTCATTACCAATGGTAGTAACTTGAGAAACAGGTAGTTCTGCACTTCCCCTAAAGATTTTTTCATAAATTTTGCCTTTAACTAGCAAACTATTGATTTGACCTGTTTTAACGTCAAATATAAAATCTTCTACCGATCCCAGAATGGAACCCTCCTCTGTGATTATTGGTGTTCCAAAAAAGTTAAGTTTTTGTTTTACTAGCTTTCCAAGGGGTGACTTTATAGATGCCCTTTCTAAACAATTACTATATTTAACAGTAATTATTTCATCAATGCTATGTACTTTATCATAGGAGATTATCATTTTATCTTTAAAAAGTGCTTTGCTTTCAAGCAATAAGGCAGCAACAGTAATGTTGTCAGGGTTGATAATAAGTCCCTTGAGTTTTCCAATTTGTTGTCCATTTTGTAAACTTATGATTATTTTACCTTGAACGTTTTTACCAGTAAATTTCATGACATATTATCCTCCTTCAAGAGTCCTTTGGAAGATAATATTCACAAGCTAGATGTATTATGCTAAAATTAGGTTACACTAATAAATAAAGTGAATCTTTAAAGAGGTGTTAAAAAATGGAAACTGTACTAATAGAAGCAAAAATGCGTAGTGAACAAACAAAAGGTTCTAATAATAGAATGAGAGGACAGAGTTTCGTTCCGGCCGTATTATACGGTAAAGAAGTTGAAAATACTTCAATTGTTGTTTCTGAAAAGGAAATGGACAAGATTATAGCTCAAGGTGGAGAGAACGTTTTTGCAAGAATGTCTTTGGATAAGGAAGGAAGTATTGAAGATTATAATGTTATTCTAAAAGAAGTCCAAAGGCATCCAGTTAAAGGTACTTTGTCACATATTGACTTCTATCAAGTGTCTATGTCAGAAAAGCTAAATACAGTTGTTCCTATTTCTTTAGTAGGAGATTGCATAGGAATAGCCGAAGGTGGAATGCTCCAGCACATGCTAAGGGAACTGGATATTCGTTGTTTACCTAGTGACATTCCTTCTTCAATTGAAGTAGATATATCTAATCTTAACATTGGGGATAGTATCTTAGTTTCTCAGATTCAAACAACTGAGGATGTTGAAATTGTTGAAGACCCCAATACGGTAATTGTTAGTATAGCTTCACCTCAAGCAGAAGAAACTGAAGAGGAAGAAACTGAAGCAGGAGGTCTAGGAGAAGAGACGCCAGAAGCTGAAGATGCCGAGTAAAGTGAATACAATTCCTTTAAAAACCTGGTGATAATGCCAGGTTTTTAACTATGGTGGTGAATAAGGTGAAATTAATTGCCGGATTGGGTAATCCTGGAAAAAAATATGAGGCAACTAGACACAATGTAGGATTCATGGTTGTGGATTACATTGCTGATATGTGGAACGTAGAGTTTAATAAGACTAAAGAAAAGGGTTTAATTGCTGAAAGCTACTATCATGGTGAAAAAGTAATATTAGTTAAACCTCAGACATATATGAACTTAAGTGGAGTATGTGTTGGTAGTCTGGTTAATTTTTATAAAATACCTATAGAAGATGTAATTATAGTTTATGATGATCTAGATTTGGAAGTGGGCACAATTAGAATAAGGCCTGCGGGATCTTCAGGAGGACACAAGGGAATCCAATCCATTATTAATCACCTAGCCACTAATGAAATCATTCGGGTCAAAGTGGGAATAGGTAGAGATGCAGACCATGCAATAGACCATGTTTTAGGTATTTTTAACAAAACTGAATGGGATATAATAAAAGAAGTAATTCCTAAAGCTTCAGAAGCTGTTGAAAAATTACTAGCTGGGGATGTAGAAAAAGTTATGAATCTATATAATAAAAGCTATAGAACTTAGCTATTAAACAAAGCAGGAGAAAACTATGGATTTTATCTTAACGGGTTTGTTTGCTAGTTTCATGGCATGGGTTGTTAACAAATTAATTCTTTCAAAAGAAGGCCTTAAAGGAGTAGTATTCTTTGGGCCTTTTACTGAAGAATTGTTTAAAACAGGAATGGCATTATTCTTTAATACCTCCATAATTCTGACCCATATTGTATTTGGCTTTGTAGAAGCACTAATAGACTATAGAAATACAAACAATAGCACGGTGGCTATAGTAAGCCTTGCTTCTCATACTATTTTGGGTATAATTACATATGGGTCATACATATTAATAGGTAATATTTTTATAGCCTTTTTAATAGCTGTGATAATACACATTTTGTGGAATAGATTGGTGATAAATATTGTGGTGCAAAAATCATGATATATTTGTACAATGATTTTTTCCTCAATGTTGCTGACAGATGGATTATGAGGTGATTTGTTTTGATTGTAAAAGAAATTAGCAAAATGCTACATAAGGACGAAGACTTCAAGGCTTATATAAAGGGTTTACAGAAATCTGCTGGGCAGCTAATACATGGATTGACAGATAGTCAACAAAGTTACTGGATTGGAGCAACGGCACATAAGACTCAAAAACCGCTAGTTATTATTACTGAGACTGTTGCAGATGCCAAAAACATGATGTTTGACTTGCTAAACTTTTTTGGTGAAGGTGAAGTGGATTATCTTCCTCCTAGAGAGATTCTTCTTCATGGTCTTTTTGCTAGAAGTCATGAATTGTCAGAAGAAAGAATGAAAGTTCTATCTAGGATTGTTAATGGTGAGCTAAATTGTTTAGTGTTACCTATAGAAACCTTAACACAGAAAATGATTCCTATAGAAATCTTTGGAAAATCCCAAATAAATATAAAAGTTGGAGATACTTATCCCCACTATGAATTAAGTAATAAATTAATTTATTTAGGGTATGAAAGGGTAGACCTTGTACAAGGTTCAGCTCAATTTAGTATCAGGGGTGATATTTTTGATATCTATCCGTTGAACCAAGGTAACCCTATAAGGATAGAGTTTTTTGATGACCAAATTGAAACAATGAGATACTTTGATGCTGTTTCTCAAAGATCCAAGGGACACTTACAAAGCTTTTATATTCATCCTGCGAAAGAGCTCCTTGCTGATAAAGAAACAAGGGAAAGGGCAATAAAAAGGCTAACACTTTATGGAGAGGAGTATATCCAAAGATTAGCCAGAAAAGGAAAACGCAATGCT is part of the Desulfitibacter sp. BRH_c19 genome and harbors:
- a CDS encoding peptidyl-tRNA hydrolase, yielding MKLIAGLGNPGKKYEATRHNVGFMVVDYIADMWNVEFNKTKEKGLIAESYYHGEKVILVKPQTYMNLSGVCVGSLVNFYKIPIEDVIIVYDDLDLEVGTIRIRPAGSSGGHKGIQSIINHLATNEIIRVKVGIGRDADHAIDHVLGIFNKTEWDIIKEVIPKASEAVEKLLAGDVEKVMNLYNKSYRT